One part of the Numenius arquata chromosome 24, bNumArq3.hap1.1, whole genome shotgun sequence genome encodes these proteins:
- the MDFI gene encoding myoD family inhibitor — MASSLAGLAAFLQRAGMSLPQAGETSRPSPRQTAAAPPAEPRPAPRPTAPKKEKPLEDDESQKVVTKSPRPELAGAPEAVTCQPQVRAAPQSPSPCTHLLQNGAGRGPDPGSANGEAGNGVFRPLPSTQKPHRKLQSHHSINSQSSKKSKGSSKSASSHIPIEAQEDCCVHCILSCLFCEFLTLCNIVLDCATCGSCTSEDSCICCCCCNSGECADCDLPCDMDCGIIDACCESADCLEICMECCGLCFSS; from the exons ATGGCTTCATCGTTGGCCGGCCTCGCCGCCTTCCTTCAGCGAGCAGGCATGTCGCTGCCCC AGGCAGGTGAGACCTCGCGCCCCTCGCCGAGGCAGACAGCAGCGGCCCCCCCGGCAGAGCCCCGGCCGGCCCCTCGACCCACGGCACCGAAGAAGGAGAAACCCCTGGAAGATGATGAGTCCCAAAAAGTCGTGACGAAGAGCCCCCGTCCTGAGCTCGCAGGCGCTCCCGAAGCTGTGACAT GCCAGCCCCAGGTGCGAGCAGCCCCGcagtcccccagcccctgcacccaCCTCCTGCAGAACGGTGCTGGGCGGGGGCCCGATCCTGGCAGTGCCAACGGGGAGGCAGGGAACGGGGTCttccgccccctccccagcacccagaaGCCTCACCGAAAGCTGCAGTCGCATCACTCCATCAACAGCCAGAGCAGCAAGAAGAGCAAGGGCAGCTCCAAGTCGGCCTCTTCCCACATCCCTATTGAGGCGCAAGAAG ACTGCTGCGTCCACTGCATCCTCTCCTGCCTCTTCTGTGAGTTCCTGACCCTCTGCAACATCGTGCTGGACTGTGCCACCTGCGGCTCCTGCACCTCCGAGGACtcctgcatctgctgctgctgctgcaactcgGGCGAGTGCGCGGACTGCGACCTGCCCTGCGACATGGACTGCGGCATCATCGACGCCTGCTGCGAGTCGGCCGACTGCCTGGAGATCTGCATGGAGTGCTGCGggctctgcttctcctcctga